One Fusarium falciforme chromosome 1, complete sequence genomic window carries:
- a CDS encoding 2EXR domain-containing protein, whose amino-acid sequence MAATDRDNDAQHGIAFQIPASSPADAEVFSERMEESPIKFEIPDNCRTFSPFPRLPPELRHRIWEATLTTPGMHFLKVDTEYEPSSGRGRWWIRDFSSPHDLIEDDDDEIADPVALEVKRESRPISVQYGSLRPLYPTRQADISYYTSLHQQLAKLSVTCNEAAAIAKSLACRSDTFRLDNGRIISLGCSSDVIYLEYVPPDVFESGFRFFRSLHCEGLDQIRKVAVRYCHKWNEQPTPRRCPNCGQLHPSPDVVKHPNHIYRFLAQYLPNLEQFYFVDYFILRKTDTASQPTREGNDLGAKPRANPHPRTFQGGNRTYCEVNDHDWNVRPVVWEMKSWLQEQFVKYAKTSKLSKHRNPEKVQFGVLACEWTVGPPAEATRGPITPVKKGHNKRRLSEDHSPSRSRRLNIHRASATPPQNLPQEATRGFAFVFGAQEEASNEFDFTISIPL is encoded by the exons ATGGCGGCGACCGACCGTGATAACGACGCCCAGCACGGCATCGCATTTCAGATTCCCGCCTCTTCACCGGCGGATGCAGAGGTCTTTTCGGAGAGAATGGAGGAATCTCCTATCAAGTTCGAGATACCCGACAACTGCCGCACGTTTTCGCCCTTCCCCCGTCTTCCACCGGAGCTCCGCCATCGGATATGGGAGGCTACTTTGACGACGCCCGGGATGCACTTCCTCAAGGTTGACACTGAGTATGAGCCATCTTCTGGTCGTGGGAGGTGGTGGATTAGAGacttttcttctcctcatgaTCTCAtcgaggacgatgatgatgagattgcCGACCCCGTTGCGCTCGAGGTGAAGAGGGAGTCACGGCCGATTTCGGTACAGTATGGCTCGCTGAGACCGCTTTATCCTACTCGCCAAGCCGACATCTCCTACTACACCAGCCTGCATCAGCAACTTGCCAAACTGTCAGTCACCTGCAACGAGGCTGCTGCTATTGCAAAGAGCCTGGCATGTCGATCCGACACATTCCGCCTAGACAACGGTCGCATCATCAGCCTGGGCTGCTCTTCAGACGTCATCTACCTTGAGTATGTTCCGCCTGATGTTTTCGAGAGTGGTTTCCGCTTCTTCAGATCGCTTCACTGCGAGGGCCTCGATCAGATTCGAAAAGTTGCGGTTCGGTACTGCCACAAGTGGAACGAGCAGCCGACGCCTCGGCGATGCCCAAATTGCGGTCAGCTTCACCCGTCCCCAGATGTCGTCAAGCACCCAAACCACATTTACCGGTTCCTGGCCCAATATCTTCCCAACCTCGAGCAATTCTACTTTGTGGACTACTTTATCCTGCGAAAAACCGACACTGCATCACAACCTACGCGGGAAGGTAACGACTTGGGGGCAAAGCCTCGAG CGAATCCCCATCCGCGCACATTTCAGGGCGGAAACAGGACCTACTGTGAAGTCAACGACCATGACTGGAACGTCCGACCTGTAGTCTGGGAGATGAAGTCCTGGCTGCAAGAACAGTTCGTCAAGTACGCAAAAACCAGCAAACTCAGCAAGCACCGAAACCCCGAAAAGGTCCAGTTTGGAGTTCTGGCTTGTGAATGGACCGTCGGACCACCAGCAGAGGCGACGAGAGGACCGATAACACCGGTCAAGAAGGGTCACAACAAGAGGAGACTCTCAGAGGATCACAGCCCGTCGAGGAGTCGACGCCTAAATATCCACAGGGCATCGGCCACTCCACCTCAGAACCTGCCCCAGGAGGCGACGCGCGGGTTCGCATTTGTTTTTGGCGCACAGGAGGAGGCGAGCAATGAGTTTGACTTTACGATTTCGATTCCCCTATAA
- a CDS encoding MFS domain-containing protein: protein MTIEQVKDETAPSGPSDNQTTTSPDSSSLSARPKSDEEAQDTAAESPKDNLAFNRDYRFWMIMFTLVISTLLASLESTVVITSLPTIVENLHLGSSYIWVTNIFFLTSACVQPLFGQLCNLWGRKRVMIFIFVAYTVGSGIAGGANGGAMLIAGRAIQGIGSGGVNMAADVIVSDLVPLRYRGNYIAMLMLVATIGFAVGPFLGGVIVENTTWRWVFYLNLPIGGLAIVVTHLFLNLQWNRQESTMAKLRRIDYVGNAILIAASISILIALTWAGPVYPWSDARILVPLIVGLLGLVGFVVYEGSGFPSEPVMPIRLFPNRTSRIVYVNTFLNMVLIFWCYFFLPLYFQAVQISTPSRSGVQMLPVALIAIPGAALSAFMLSKWGKYRALHIAGFFLMTLGVGLLAILKEDSPDAAWILIQFLPAIGSGFLLNTLLPAFQASADEIDQAAATGTWCFMRTFGTIWGVAIAGTVFNSYTKQYAHMIDSEVAREVLSSGDAYASATRAFVMQFEEPIRSQIRHVFMLALRKVYVISVAFGGLAFLLALFEKDIPLRKDLDTQYGLEEKTPDDLKGKE, encoded by the exons ATGACCATTGAACAAGTCAAAGACGAAACGGCTCCGTCTGGGCCCTCTGACAACCAGACGACCACATCTCCTGACTCTTCCAGTCTTTCAGCTAGACCAAAGAGCGATGAAGAAGCCCAGGATACTGCAGCAGAGTCTCCAAAAGACAATCTGGCGTTCAACAGAGACTACCGATTCTGGATGATTATGTTTACCCTCGTCATTTCCACTCTCCTCGCCTCCCTAGAGTCAACTGTGGTCATTACTTCTCTGCCTACCATTGTCGAAAATCTTCACCTCGGAAGCAGCTACATCTGGGTCACTAATATTTTCTTTCTGACAAG CGCTTGCGTTCAGCCTCTCTTTGGCCAGCTCTGCAATCTCTGGGGCCGCAAGAGGGTCATGATATTCATCTTTGTGGCATATACCGTTGGAAGTGGGATTGCTGGTGGCGCCAACGGAGGCGCCATGCTGATCGCCGGCCGCGCTATTCAAGGCatcggcagcggcggcgtGAACATGGCTGCCGATGTCATTGTCTCTGACTTGGTGCCCCTGCGATACAGAGGAAACTATATTGCTATGCTTATGCTTGTGGCGACCATTGGATTCGCCGTCGGGCCTTTCCTGGGCGGTGTGATTGTTGAAAACACTACTTGGAGATGG GTGTTTTATCTTAACCTTCCCATTGGAGGCCTTGCCATCGTTGTCACTCACCTCTTTCTCAACTTGCAGTGGAACCGCCAAGAGTCAACAATGGCCAAGCTCCGTCGAATCGACTACGTCGGCAACGCCATTCTCATCGCGGCGAGCATCTCGATCCTTATAGCACTCACCTGGGCTGGCCCAGTCTATCCTTGGTCCGACGCTCGTATCTTGGTCCCGTTGATAGTCGGACTGCTTGGATTAGTTGGATTCGTCGTCTATGAAGGCTCAGGCTTCCCTTCCGAGCCCGTCATGCCCATTCGACTATTCCCTAACCGCACATCTCGCATCGTCTACGTCAACACCTTTCTCAACATGGTACTCATCTTTTGGTGCTACTTCTTTCTACCTCTATACTTTCAGGCCGTACAGATATCCACCCCTTCTCGATCCGGAGTGCAGATGCTCCCTGTGGCCCTCATCGCAATCCCCGGCGCTGCTCTATCTGCCTTCATGCTCTCAAAATGGGGAAAATACAGGGCGCTACACATAgccggcttcttcctcatgaCTCTTGGTGTAGGTCTCCTCGCAATTCTCAAGGAAGACAGCCCCGATGCAGCATGGATTCTCATCCAGTTCCTCCCCGCCATCGGTTCTGGCTTCTTGCTCAACACGCTGCTCCCTGCCTTCCAAGCTTCGGCGGATGAGATCGACCAGGCCGCAGCGACAGGAACTTGGTGTTTCATGCGTACCTTTGGCACAATCTGGGGTGTCGCCATCGCGGGGACCGTGTTCAACTCGTACACGAAGCAGTACGCGCACATGATCGATAGTGAAGTGGCCCGGGAGGTGCTCAGCTCCGGAGATGCATATGCCAGCGCAACCAGGGCCTTTGTCATGCAGTTCGAGGAGCCCATCAGGAGCCAGATCCGTCATGTCTTTATGCTGGCTCTCCGAAAGGTCTACGTTATCTCTGTGGCATTTGGTGGGCTGGCCTTTCTGCTCGCTCTATTTGAGAAGGATATTCCTCTACGCAAGGACTTGGATACGCAATACGGCTTGGAGGAAAAGACACCGGATGATTTGAAGGGCAAAGAGTAA
- a CDS encoding RNA-dependent RNA polymerase — MELFCKSVPQDLSEESFKRELTPFMAALNISDWTCDKAKRRPQGWIKFLRATDGQKFLNKHGKYVPEADQQKENEPPGNPLWPRIKPRAIARLYILKTAVYVEKSTRPIDKHVIAHLKHDSEQKARSTARDPEAPTQAFWVRGLSCGGNTFRGPAKTLTFVEQVALALPSLTKGKFTPQWLTIEVDFGARLDFHNDSIQDLITSRSDNSFTLVLQEPPRIYRPHSAPDNKNVKWKRAQEMNDWGLSHAYSSSCLVYRVYLMHAGDFDNILRLIKSRDILAVTNHELPSVQWSYMEDASINAVRGRHQLIERAKRLLSTGLVPFAILFQVQALVWNNYINPSSGIQLFDILEQVAIDAKEKKVAIPVTTDAMKTLFQRIPYPCPGTDPAELDVVSIMAEVMEAEYEYREENPQRDRIYGSKLPDHQVWVFKALVTPTRVLLHGPDAESKNRVLRMFPDNNDSFLRVIFCDEDGQDMNFNPRIDNEDTFSRYRKVMDDGIDIAGRKYTFLGFSHSSLRSHSAWFASHFVDGNYQSQTNPVILKTLGDFQDIRVPAKCAARIGQAFSETPYAVPLFENNITTREIPDIKTADGSRVFSDGVGTISRDALEDVWMYLPMRSAAPTCLQIRWGGCKGMLSLDTRLEGKTFCIRKESMMKFPSNDLTELGICDTSSKPLRLVLNRQMIKILEDMGTQNDWFLDLQNKALNVLRGVTASAHNTSTFLEYQTIGVNMGLPKLVKQLDRMGIDYRRDKFLRSAVEHVVLRELRLLKHKARIPVEKGVTLFGVMDETGFLKERQVYVTYDKTYGVKNGRRINATLEDGIILVTRSPALHPGDIQVVGMVTPPKGHPLRNLQNCIVFSQKGDRDLPSQLSGGDLDGDLYNIIWDERAIPEKVFAPANYPRVTPKPLDRPVTPKDIADFFINFMRTDILGMIATRHVMLADSHDLGTLHPECVSLAEMHSTAVDFSKTGIPVEVKKLPKPPRFRPDFLAMAPPLKLYDLGQIDHIGDPEEYDEDDIMARAKPKYYKSTKILGHLYRSVDENKIWHENIHRKIETGGPSVWDQLLTIVENEIAKFKLDIDWKRRTEEAWKIRNVYESTISDNMRHFSENARSCLSEVEVFCGFILNKKGGQTRRQRDSSIKLKEEIDRIMTWIVKLIRDRGVGNDAETLSTATEASAAAPNRWREDVVELCWACVAVACIKKEDAPFVYHGTGELQSFRVVAACCLLKELNHLARKMDASSGGGFVGVGRGGRGGKRMTLPLR; from the exons ATGGAACTTTTCTGCAAAAGTGTCCCACAGGACTTGTCAGAAGAGAGCTTCAAACGAGAGTTGACCCCTTTTATGGCGGCCCTGAACATCTCAGACTGGACATGCGACAAAGCAAAACGAAGACCTCAAGGCTGGATCAAGTTTCTCCGCGCCACAGACGGTCAGAAGTTCTTGAACAAGCATGGTAAGTACGTGCCCGAGGCAGACCAGCAAAAGGAAAATGAGCCCCCAGGAAATCCACTCTGGCCAAGGATCAAGCCGCGTGCTATTGCCCGCCTCTACATCCTCAAAACCGCCGTGTATGTGGAAAAGAGTACACGGCCTATCGACAAACATGTTATCGCGCACCTTAAGCATGATAGCGAACAGAAAGCACGGTCAACTGCTAGGGATCCGGAAGCACCTACGCAAGCCTTCTGGGTTCGAGGTCTCAGCTGCGGCGGCAATACATTTCGTGGCCCTGCAAAGACACTCACCTTTGTTGAACaggtggccttggccttgcccagTCTCACCAAGGGCAAGTTCACACCGCAGTGGCTCACTATCGAGGTCGATTTCGGTGCTCGCTTGGATTTTCACAATGACTCGATCCAGGATCTCATCACTAGCCGCAGTGACAATTCATTCACATTGGTTCTACAAGAGCCACCTCGTATCTACCGCCCCCATAGTGCACCAGACAACAAGAACGTCAAGTGGAAGCGAGCTCAGGAGATGAACGATTGGGGCTTGTCCCATGCCTACTCGTCAAGCTGTCTCGTCTATCGCGTCTATTTGATGCATGCGGGCGACTTTGACAACATTTTGCGCTTGATCAAATCCCGAGACATCCTGGCCGTCACCAATCACGAACTTCCATCAGTCCAATGGAGCTATATGGAAGACGCGAGCATCAACGCGGTTCGAGGACGACATCAGCTGATCGAAAGGGCCAAGCGCCTTCTCTCAACTGGACTCGTGCCGTTCGCCATCTTGTTCCAGGTCCAGGCTCTCGTATGGAACAACTACATCAACCCCTCTAGCGGGATACAACTTTTCGATATTCTAGAACAGGTTGCAATCgacgccaaggagaagaaggttgcCATTCCTGTTACGACTGATGCGATGAAGACGCTGTTTCAGCGAATCCCTTACCCTTGTCCCGGTACCGACCCCGCAGAGCTAGATGTGGTGAGCATCATGGCAGAGGTCATGGAAGCAGAGTACGAGTATCGGGAGGAGAATCCTCAGAGAGACAGAATCTACGGATCCAAATTACCAGATCACCAGGTCTGGGTTTTCAAAGCTTTGGTCACACCCACACGAGTGCTTCTCCACGGCCCTGATGCTGAGAGCAAGAACAGAGTGCTGAGAATGTTTCCGGACAACAATGACTCGTTTCTACGGGTCATATTctgtgatgaggatggccagGATATGAACTTCAACCCTCGTATCGACAACGAGGACACGTTCAGTCGGTACCGAAAGGTCATGGATGATGGTATCGACATTGCCGGTAGGAAGTATACCTTTCTCGGGTTCTCCCATTCTTCGTTACGTTCCCACTCAGCCTGGTTCGCGTCTCACTTTGTCGATGGAAACTACCAGAGCCAGACCAACCCTGTGATTCTAAAGACTCTAGGAGACTTCCAGGATATTCGAGTCCCGGCCAAGTGCGCAGCACGAATTGGCCAGGCGTTCTCGGAGACCCCATACGCAGTGCCACTCTTCGAAAACAACATCACGACTCGCGAAATCCCTGACATCAAGACCGCTGATGGCTCACGAGTGTTCAGTGACGGCGTTGGGACAATTTCCCGGGACGCCCTGGAAGATGTTTGGATGTATCTTCCCATGCGCTCTGCTGCACCGACCTGTCTTCAAATCCGCTGGGGCGGCTGCAAGGGGATGCTCTCGTTGGACACCAGACTTGAGGGCAAGACGTTCTGTATTCGAAAGGAATCGATGATGAAGTTCCCAAGCAACGATCTGACGGAGCTTGGAATCTGTGATACATCGTCAAAACCCTTGCGGCTTGTCTTGAATCGTCAAATGATCAAAATTCTAGAAGACATGGGGACCCAGAATGATTGGTTCTTAGACTTGCAGAACAAGGCGCTCAACGTGTTGCGCGGCGTCACGGCGAGCGCGCACAACACCAGCACATTCCTGGAATACCAGACGATTGGCGTCAACATGGGCCTTCCCAAGCTTGTTAAACAGCTAGACAGGATGGGCATCGATTACCGCAGGGACAAGTTTCTCAGATCGGCTGTTGAGCACGTCGTCCTACGAGAGCTGAGACTTCTCAAACACAAGGCCCGTATTCCGGTTGAGAAGGGCGTGACTCTCTTTGGCGTCATGGACGAGACGGGTTTCCTCAAGGAGCGCCAAGTCTATGTCACGTACGACAAGACGTATGGTGTGAAAAACGGTAGGCGTATTAACGCTACGCTTGAGGATGGGATCATCTTGGTCACTCGCTCGCCAGCTCTACACCCAGGGGATATCCAAGTCGTCGGGATGGTGACACCTCCCAAAGGCCATCCCCTCAGGAACCTCCAAAACTGCATTGTTTTCAGTCAAAAGGGCGATCGTGATCTACCGAGTCAATTGAGCGGAGGCGACCTCGATGGGGATTTGTACAACATCATCTGGGATGAGCGGGCCATACCGGAGAAGGTCTTTGCTCCAGCCAACTATCCACGAGTCACGCCTAAGCCACTGGATCGCCCAGTAACTCCCAAGGACATTGCCGATTTCTTTATCAATTTCATGAGAACCGACATCTTGGGCATGATTGCAACACGTCATGTCATGTTGGCCGACTCTCACGACTTGGGAACGCTTCATCCCGAGTGTGTTTCATTGGCAGAGATGCACTCTACGGCAGTTGACTTCTCAAAGACGGGTATCCCAGTGGAGGTCAAGAAATTGCCAAAGCCACCACGCTTTCGGCCCGATTT TTTGGCGATGGCGCCACCACTGAAGCTCTATGACCTCGGCCAGATTGACCATATTGGAGATCCCGAGGAgtacgatgaggatgacatcATGGCTCGAGCGAAACCAAAGTACTACAAGTCGACAAAGATCCTCGGCCATCTGTACCGGAGCGTCGATGAGAATAAAATCTGGCATGAGAATATTCATCGCAAGATTGAAACGGGCGGGCCATCGGTTTGGGATCAGCTACTAACCATTGTCGAGAACGAGATTGCCAAGTTCAAGCTCGATATCGATTGGAAACGCAGGACTGAGGAGGCTTGGAAGATTCGCAACGT TTATGAGTCGACCATTTCGGACAACATGCGGCACTTCTCAGAGAATGCGCGCTCGTGTCTGTCCGAGGTTGAAGTCTTTTGCGGATTCATCCTGAACAAGAAAGGTGGCCAGACGCGACGGCAACGCGATTCATCCATCAAGCTAAAGGAGGAAATCGACCGCATCATGACGTGGATCGTCAAGCTA